Part of the Centroberyx gerrardi isolate f3 chromosome 11, fCenGer3.hap1.cur.20231027, whole genome shotgun sequence genome is shown below.
ACGCCTCTCCTAGACACAGCTATGTACATCTCATCTCATTCCTGTGCTGGCTGTGCTTTCTGGATGTAAATAAAAGCTGACCAGGACACTAAGTGTGTAAGCCAAACCCTAATATTCCTGGTCTTTCTTGTCCTCTTTTAGCAGGCATTTGCTGCTCAAGCCCTTCCCTCACGAGGCCCTGCTGGAGCTGCTCCTCGTGTTGTTGCTGGGGTTGCGTGTCCTAGCAGTGTGCCCCTCCATGTGCTCCTGCAGCCCCAGCCACAGGGAGGTAGACTGCTCCTGGAGGGGTCTGAGACAGCTGCCCGATGGCCTGCAGCACAACCTTCGCTCCCTCAACCTCTCCCACAACCGCTTTCATAATCTGGACGGCCTGCTCACGACGTACGCCCACCTCCGCATCCTGGATCTGTCTCACAACCGGCTGGGCCAGCTGCCCGCCGGCTTGCCCCGCTCCCTCTGGCAGCTCTACGCTACCGCCAACCGCATCCGGCTGCTGGACAAGAACGACACCGTCCACCAGTGGAACCTGCGACATCTGGAGCTGTCCAACAACAAGCTGGAGCGGGCCGTCTTCATCAACAATACGCTGATCAACCTGCACACGCTCAACCTCAGCCACAATCGCTTCTGGACCGTGCCCACCAACATGCCCATGCGCCTGGAGACCGTCGACCTGTCCCACAACTCCCTGGTGCAGGTGCTGCCGGGCTCTCTGGACCGGCTCACCCACCTAACTCACTTCTATCTGCACGCTAATCGCTTTTCCACACTGCCCCCTGGAGTGTTGGACAAGATGGCGGGGCTTAAAGTCATCACTCTGGGCGACAACCCTTGGGCCTGCCACCTCCATGCCAACATCACCTCCTTACTGTCCTGGATGCAGCACACCCCGGCCCGCGTGCTGGGCTGCCCCTGCCACACCCTGCCTATCTGTGGAGAAGTGCGGCCTGGCAGGACCGGAGCGTGGCACTTTGCCTCCTACAACCTGCCCCCCCTGGCAGCGAGCGCCCAGGACCTGAGCTCCACGCCCCCTGAGGCCAGCACCACCGGGTGGTGGtccctgtctgtttctgcccTGCTGAGCACCCAGCACCCGGCCAGGGAGAGCTTGAACACACAGCCCCACCCCTTCACAGCCGCGCCTCTCGGCATCTTCACCCTGCCGCCCCGCACCACAGACAAACACCTAACTACCCAGCACCTTTCCTCTACTGCCAGCCCAGCTGCCACAGATCACATGCTCCAAACAGATTCCCGTTTCATCACAGACAAAGCTCCACCCACTGACTCACTCCACACTGACACATCTTCCCTTACTGACGCAAGCATCATTACTGACACACCCGTGACTCTGGCCACAGACCGATTCTTTACCACTGAGAGCACGTCCATCAGTACAAAGAAGACCACCACTCTCCGCACCAGGAGTGTGAGGAGACCCAACCAGTCTCTTCCCGGTGGCGTCCGCAACACCAGCCCAGCTCTCACCACCTGCTCCTCACTCCCTGTCATCCTGCCTCTCATTCTGCAACAAGTCCTCTAAAAGACAAACACATAGCACCGACACTTCAGTGTCACGTTTGGATATGAAAttacagcacaaacaaacactgtatGCAAAAGACTGTTGTTACACTAAAGTGCTGTGTTTTTTACTTGGAACACTGTACCGGCGTACTTCAGCAATGGGCCATTTACAATATGAAGTGCACGCTTTACAGACAAGTATCATAATCCTAGCCCATTATTATGTTGAATATGACACTacttttatatgtatatatcaaAAGAGAATGCTTTAGATGCCTTTACCAAAATAACTTTATAATAA
Proteins encoded:
- the LOC139931812 gene encoding oligodendrocyte-myelin glycoprotein-like, translating into MRSRHLLLKPFPHEALLELLLVLLLGLRVLAVCPSMCSCSPSHREVDCSWRGLRQLPDGLQHNLRSLNLSHNRFHNLDGLLTTYAHLRILDLSHNRLGQLPAGLPRSLWQLYATANRIRLLDKNDTVHQWNLRHLELSNNKLERAVFINNTLINLHTLNLSHNRFWTVPTNMPMRLETVDLSHNSLVQVLPGSLDRLTHLTHFYLHANRFSTLPPGVLDKMAGLKVITLGDNPWACHLHANITSLLSWMQHTPARVLGCPCHTLPICGEVRPGRTGAWHFASYNLPPLAASAQDLSSTPPEASTTGWWSLSVSALLSTQHPARESLNTQPHPFTAAPLGIFTLPPRTTDKHLTTQHLSSTASPAATDHMLQTDSRFITDKAPPTDSLHTDTSSLTDASIITDTPVTLATDRFFTTESTSISTKKTTTLRTRSVRRPNQSLPGGVRNTSPALTTCSSLPVILPLILQQVL